A DNA window from Massilia putida contains the following coding sequences:
- a CDS encoding hybrid sensor histidine kinase/response regulator, with the protein MTKMPDYAALFEASPYPYLLIAPDLTLIDANQAYLKATGAARHAIVGKHIFEAFPADASDPTSTNLDEVRKSIAIAVATGKPHTSSLLRYAVPRHLPEGTVFDHRIWSAVHTPVMDAAGAVQFVAQTAIDVSDLYRFDAPTNRYVLNQTVNAVPDVEERSRPQLHEALTRILNAERTQLQTIFHQAPGFITVFDHPGLKFVMVNDAFYELVGDRELLGKTIADALPETAGTNFERALADVASSGRPIVLRNRRLEVRREADGPVVDRYIDLVLQPIVDANGKISAIVAQGHDVTGAHLATLALEDKVRQLEAAKARQTMLLKLGERLRGLAEDPDAMMAAASEELALFLAVPRTGYVAFDEHSEQAMVMNTYSDLGRIPPLPPVVEQPDDYGKAVMDALRSGQTIAVNDMEADPRTAGPVARAHAAIGARASLAVPIQRQGRLVAFMFAHDVQPRQWSDDDVELMQQTADRTWEAVERARALAALRETDRRKDEFLAMLAHELRNPLAPIGAAVQLLPRVRLDEGRLRQTSEIIGRQVHHMTGLIDDLLDVSRVTSGLISLERRRLDVYDVIGDAIEQVGPLIGSRQQTLVLQPGPRPLWVDGDHKRLVQVVGNILNNAAKYTQEGGHITVAADASAGQVGITVTDDGIGMTAELVKRVFDLFAQAERTSDRSSGGLGLGLALVKSLVELHKGTVSCASPGLGRGSTFRVCLPRLHDAAASVAGPTAQAGSRRDGRALRILVVDDNADAAAMLAMLLEVMGHAVTVEHGARAGVARAREEKPDVCLLDIGLPEMDGHALARQLRSLPETKNAVLVAVTGYGGQRDRNDTRASGFDHHLVKPIDTDDLAVILADAAAAPDR; encoded by the coding sequence ATGACCAAAATGCCAGATTACGCTGCGCTGTTCGAAGCATCGCCCTATCCGTATTTACTCATCGCACCGGACCTGACCCTCATCGACGCCAACCAGGCCTACCTGAAGGCGACTGGCGCTGCCCGTCACGCCATCGTGGGCAAGCATATTTTCGAAGCCTTCCCGGCCGACGCGTCGGACCCCACGTCGACCAATCTCGACGAAGTCAGGAAGTCGATCGCCATCGCCGTTGCGACCGGCAAGCCGCATACGAGCTCGCTGCTGCGCTATGCGGTGCCCCGGCATCTGCCCGAAGGGACGGTGTTCGACCACCGCATCTGGAGTGCGGTCCATACGCCGGTGATGGATGCGGCCGGCGCGGTCCAGTTCGTGGCCCAGACGGCGATCGATGTGTCGGACCTGTACAGGTTCGATGCGCCGACCAACCGCTACGTCCTGAACCAGACCGTCAATGCGGTGCCGGACGTCGAAGAGCGCTCGCGCCCGCAACTGCACGAGGCCCTGACGCGCATCCTGAATGCGGAGCGCACCCAGTTGCAGACGATCTTTCACCAGGCGCCCGGCTTCATTACCGTGTTCGACCATCCGGGCCTGAAATTCGTCATGGTCAACGACGCGTTCTACGAGCTGGTGGGCGACCGTGAACTGCTCGGCAAGACCATCGCCGATGCGTTGCCGGAAACCGCCGGAACCAACTTCGAACGGGCGCTGGCGGACGTCGCCAGCTCGGGCCGGCCGATCGTGCTGCGCAACCGCCGCCTGGAGGTCCGGCGCGAAGCCGATGGACCGGTGGTCGACCGGTACATCGACCTGGTGCTGCAGCCCATTGTCGACGCCAACGGCAAGATCTCGGCGATCGTCGCGCAAGGTCATGACGTGACCGGCGCGCACCTGGCCACGCTGGCGCTGGAAGACAAGGTCCGGCAACTGGAAGCCGCGAAGGCGCGCCAGACCATGTTGCTGAAGCTGGGCGAGCGCTTGCGGGGTTTGGCCGAGGATCCGGATGCGATGATGGCGGCGGCCAGCGAGGAGTTGGCGCTGTTCCTGGCAGTACCGCGCACCGGCTACGTCGCGTTCGACGAACATTCGGAACAGGCCATGGTCATGAACACGTATTCCGACCTCGGCCGGATCCCGCCGCTGCCGCCCGTGGTCGAGCAGCCGGACGACTATGGCAAGGCTGTCATGGACGCGCTGCGGTCCGGCCAAACGATCGCGGTCAACGACATGGAAGCGGACCCGCGCACGGCCGGTCCGGTGGCGCGAGCCCATGCGGCGATAGGCGCCAGGGCCTCGCTCGCGGTACCGATCCAGCGCCAAGGCCGGTTGGTGGCGTTCATGTTCGCGCACGACGTGCAGCCGCGCCAGTGGTCGGACGACGACGTGGAACTGATGCAGCAGACGGCAGACCGCACATGGGAAGCCGTGGAACGGGCGCGTGCGCTGGCCGCGCTGCGCGAAACCGACCGGCGCAAGGATGAATTTTTGGCCATGTTGGCACACGAACTGCGCAATCCGCTGGCCCCGATCGGTGCGGCCGTGCAGCTGCTGCCACGGGTGCGGCTCGACGAAGGACGACTGCGTCAGACGAGCGAGATCATCGGGCGCCAGGTCCACCACATGACCGGCCTGATCGACGACCTGCTGGACGTGTCGCGCGTGACGAGTGGCCTGATCAGCCTGGAACGCAGGCGACTGGACGTGTACGACGTCATCGGCGACGCCATCGAGCAGGTCGGCCCGCTGATCGGCTCGCGCCAGCAAACCCTCGTGCTGCAGCCGGGGCCGCGGCCGCTTTGGGTCGACGGCGACCACAAGCGACTGGTGCAGGTGGTCGGCAACATCCTCAACAACGCCGCGAAGTACACGCAGGAAGGCGGCCACATCACGGTCGCGGCGGATGCCAGCGCCGGGCAAGTGGGCATCACCGTGACCGACGACGGCATCGGCATGACCGCGGAACTGGTCAAGCGGGTGTTCGACCTGTTCGCGCAAGCCGAACGCACATCGGACAGGTCGTCGGGCGGGCTCGGCCTCGGCCTTGCGCTCGTCAAGAGCCTGGTCGAGCTGCACAAGGGGACGGTCAGCTGCGCAAGCCCGGGCTTGGGCAGGGGCAGCACGTTCCGCGTGTGCCTGCCGCGCCTGCACGATGCCGCCGCGTCGGTGGCCGGCCCGACGGCGCAGGCGGGATCGCGGCGAGACGGTCGCGCACTGCGCATCCTTGTCGTGGACGACAACGCCGATGCCGCCGCCATGCTGGCCATGCTGCTCGAAGTGATGGGCCATGCGGTGACGGTCGAACACGGCGCCCGCGCGGGCGTGGCGCGGGCGCGCGAAGAAAAGCCCGATGTGTGTCTCCTCGACATTGGCCTGCCCGAGATGGATGGCCATGCCCTGGCCCGGCAACTGCGCAGCCTGCCGGAAACGAAGAACGCGGTGCTGGTCGCAGTCACGGGCTACGGGGGCCAACGCGACAGGAACGACACCCGTGCGTCCGGCTTCGACCACCACCTCGTCAAGCCCATCGATACCGACGATCTCGCGGTCATCCTGGCCGATGCCGCGGCAGCACCGGACCGGTGA
- a CDS encoding hybrid sensor histidine kinase/response regulator, translated as MDYKLIVLVVPSPETGAVDTGIARAAAALNLEIALAAPSDAAQRIRDLIGRGREPAVVLVAPGVDHATAVARQIRTVWEVGQILFVPANEHYRAVQNELRYAPMLGPNWSLIPQDDPRLGEKLARAVQASRQRTRLRTTLDRANIRLAAPKPIDDVAYRQSVISEHYLASLLQHSSDAIFSLDPHNGVLYWSKGAEQLFRFRPPARQRVNELPFWSPALDPLLERIHAGESPLKSELTAVIDGQKLHLEVSMARVQDENQAFIGTSIAVRDVSDVVRAIETERAARQHAERLGRLKDEFLALLSHELRTPLSAVIGRTQLLRMQHRNSPDIQSALEIIERNAKLQAKLIEDLLDVSAIITGKLILESQDILVTDLLSAAVASVQGLAAAKELELLTEFAIGDATIVGDADRLQQVLYNILNNAIKFTPSGGLIRVRADLGTGRDVRIVIEDTGCGISADFLPHVFDKFGQEDTSITRRHGGLGLGLSIAKQITEMHGGTIAVASPGRGLGTAFTLTFPIRLKHPDREPGPQHPATPAGHSQTLTQLKVLVVEDVADARQLVVDVLRAHGAHVLTAESATTALDVLRTETPDVLVSDIGMPDMDGYQLIEEVRRRGFSDAVLPAIALTAFASAADRQRALAAGFQAHVAKPLIVTELVSMLTTVMASRTGVAG; from the coding sequence GTGGATTACAAACTCATCGTTCTCGTCGTGCCTTCACCAGAAACGGGCGCTGTGGACACCGGCATCGCACGGGCTGCGGCAGCGCTCAATCTGGAAATCGCGCTGGCTGCGCCGTCGGATGCGGCCCAGCGGATCAGGGATCTGATCGGGAGGGGTAGAGAACCGGCGGTCGTGCTGGTTGCTCCAGGCGTCGATCACGCCACGGCGGTCGCGCGCCAGATCCGTACGGTCTGGGAAGTCGGGCAAATCTTGTTCGTGCCCGCCAACGAACACTACCGGGCGGTCCAGAACGAGTTGCGGTATGCACCCATGCTCGGTCCGAACTGGTCTCTGATACCGCAGGACGATCCGCGTCTCGGCGAAAAACTCGCGCGCGCCGTGCAGGCGAGCCGGCAACGGACACGACTGCGGACGACGCTGGACCGGGCCAACATCCGGCTGGCGGCGCCGAAACCCATCGATGACGTTGCGTATCGCCAGTCGGTCATTTCGGAGCACTATCTGGCCAGCCTGCTGCAACACTCGTCCGATGCAATTTTCTCGCTGGATCCGCATAACGGCGTCCTGTATTGGAGCAAGGGGGCCGAGCAGCTGTTTCGATTTCGTCCCCCTGCTAGACAGCGGGTGAACGAGCTTCCATTCTGGTCGCCCGCACTCGATCCGCTGCTCGAGCGGATCCACGCCGGCGAATCGCCTTTGAAATCGGAACTGACTGCCGTCATCGACGGGCAGAAGCTTCATCTTGAAGTGTCGATGGCCCGGGTGCAGGATGAAAACCAGGCGTTTATCGGCACCTCGATTGCCGTACGCGATGTATCGGACGTGGTACGGGCAATCGAAACGGAACGCGCCGCGCGGCAACACGCCGAGCGGCTCGGACGTCTCAAGGACGAGTTCCTTGCTCTGCTCTCGCACGAATTGCGCACGCCCCTCAGTGCCGTCATCGGGCGCACCCAATTACTGCGCATGCAACACCGCAATTCGCCCGATATCCAGTCGGCGCTGGAAATCATCGAACGCAATGCCAAATTGCAGGCGAAGCTCATCGAGGATCTGCTCGACGTCTCTGCGATCATAACCGGCAAGCTCATTTTGGAGTCCCAGGATATCCTGGTCACCGATCTGCTCAGCGCTGCGGTCGCTTCCGTGCAGGGGCTGGCCGCCGCCAAGGAACTCGAACTGTTGACCGAGTTCGCCATCGGGGACGCAACGATCGTGGGCGATGCGGATCGCCTGCAGCAGGTGCTCTACAATATCTTGAACAATGCGATCAAATTCACGCCGAGCGGTGGACTGATCCGCGTGCGCGCCGACCTCGGCACCGGGCGCGACGTTCGAATCGTCATTGAAGATACCGGATGCGGTATTTCCGCTGATTTTCTGCCGCATGTGTTCGACAAATTCGGACAGGAAGACACCTCGATCACACGGCGGCACGGCGGCCTCGGCCTCGGTCTGTCGATCGCAAAACAAATTACAGAGATGCATGGCGGAACCATTGCGGTAGCAAGTCCAGGGCGAGGGCTCGGCACCGCTTTTACGCTGACGTTTCCGATCCGGCTCAAGCATCCCGACCGCGAGCCCGGGCCTCAGCATCCCGCCACACCGGCCGGTCATTCGCAGACGCTCACGCAGCTGAAGGTTCTGGTGGTGGAAGATGTCGCGGATGCCCGTCAACTGGTCGTCGATGTGCTACGCGCGCATGGCGCGCACGTGCTGACGGCGGAGTCAGCGACGACTGCACTCGACGTGCTGCGCACCGAGACGCCCGACGTCCTGGTCAGCGACATCGGCATGCCCGACATGGACGGCTATCAGCTGATCGAGGAGGTGCGGCGGCGGGGCTTCTCGGACGCGGTTCTGCCTGCGATCGCCCTGACCGCGTTTGCCAGCGCTGCCGACCGCCAGCGGGCGCTCGCCGCCGGCTTCCAGGCCCATGTGGCGAAGCCGCTCATCGTCACGGAACTGGTGTCCATGTTAACGACTGTCATGGCATCGCGTACGGGTGTGGCAGGTTGA
- a CDS encoding acyl-CoA dehydrogenase family protein: protein MFSTKLLDLKDSASSVANEIAPFATDVDREAAWPARSMEALSRSGLMGLQVPEQLGGHGQGLLALAVLTETLGKACPSTSMCFGMHCVGSAVIAAKATSYQSEAYLSKIARGEHITSLALSESGTGANFYLSETAIAAAGDHFLVNGTKQFVTNGGHADSYVISALSPNTDEVGDLSCLIVDRDTAGLEWLEPWHGFGMRGNASRGMRLENARVPSANLLGEAGDQIWYVFEVIAPYFLMAMAGCYLGIAQAALDAVSEHLRTRRYSHTGESLRHIDQLQMKYADMWMSVEKTRQLLYAAGERGDRGDPEALPFILSCKADAAETAVAVTNDAMTVCGGIAYRENSRLSQMLRDARAGHVMAPTTDMLKTWAGRALLGLPLL from the coding sequence ATGTTCTCGACGAAACTGCTCGATCTGAAGGATTCCGCCTCTTCCGTCGCCAACGAGATAGCGCCGTTCGCTACCGACGTCGACCGCGAGGCGGCCTGGCCGGCCCGCTCGATGGAAGCGCTCTCCAGGTCTGGACTCATGGGCCTTCAGGTGCCCGAGCAGCTCGGCGGGCACGGCCAGGGTTTGCTCGCTTTGGCGGTGCTTACCGAAACGCTCGGCAAAGCATGTCCTTCGACGTCGATGTGCTTCGGCATGCATTGCGTCGGCAGCGCGGTGATCGCGGCCAAGGCGACGTCCTACCAGTCGGAGGCTTATCTAAGCAAGATCGCACGCGGGGAGCACATCACCAGCTTGGCCTTGTCCGAGAGTGGCACCGGCGCGAATTTTTATCTTTCGGAAACTGCTATCGCCGCGGCCGGCGACCACTTCCTCGTGAACGGGACAAAGCAGTTCGTCACCAATGGCGGGCACGCCGATTCCTACGTCATCTCGGCGCTCAGCCCGAACACCGACGAAGTGGGCGACTTGAGCTGCCTGATCGTCGATCGGGATACAGCCGGGCTCGAGTGGCTTGAACCATGGCACGGCTTCGGTATGCGCGGCAACGCATCGCGGGGAATGCGCCTGGAGAATGCGCGTGTACCGTCCGCCAATCTGCTGGGGGAAGCCGGTGACCAAATATGGTATGTATTCGAGGTCATCGCGCCTTATTTTCTGATGGCGATGGCGGGCTGCTATTTGGGCATTGCGCAGGCCGCCCTCGACGCCGTGAGTGAACATTTGCGCACACGGCGTTATAGCCATACGGGCGAATCGCTGCGCCATATCGACCAGCTCCAGATGAAATATGCCGACATGTGGATGTCCGTCGAGAAAACCAGACAGCTCTTGTACGCGGCCGGCGAGCGTGGCGACCGGGGCGATCCCGAGGCACTGCCATTCATCCTGTCCTGCAAGGCGGACGCAGCAGAGACAGCCGTAGCGGTCACAAATGACGCCATGACCGTTTGCGGCGGCATTGCCTATCGCGAGAACAGCCGTTTGAGTCAGATGCTGCGCGATGCGCGCGCCGGGCACGTCATGGCTCCCACGACCGATATGTTAAAAACCTGGGCCGGGCGCGCCTTGCTCGGCCTGCCTTTGCTGTGA
- a CDS encoding hybrid sensor histidine kinase/response regulator yields the protein MESQRLVDLEDLCNNATVALFVMDQRQYCVYMNPAAEQLTGFTLAEVRDAPLHDYIHNRRPDGRPYPLEECPIDRAAPANMQEQGEEVFVHKDGTLYPVTFTASPIRRNGVVVGTVIEVQDARTQLKQAQEREALHRIGLLILQELDHEKIVQAVTDTATRLTNAQFGAFFYNVRNEAGESYTLYTISGVPKEHFSKFPLPRNTHLFGPTFRGERAIRSDDILLDPRYGKMSPHHGMPPGHLPVRSYLAVPVTLGNGEVIGGLFFGHANTGVFKEEHERLVETLAAQAAIGLNKASLYQDAVFAQRRAEQEAAEKQRLYEEAARANEAKDQFLATVSHELRTPLTSILGWSQMLTSGRLDATMMQRAIETIERNARAQAQIVEDLLDISRIVSGKLRLNVQLFSPHTSVEAAVEALRPTAMAKSIALQLVIDPQAGPISGDPERLQQIVWNLMSNAIKFTPKGGRVHLAVQRHHSNMHVVVTDNGAGIPPEYLPRIFDSFTQVDASASRKHGGLGLGLAIVKKLVELHGGAVSANSDGLGKGASFTVSLPLAPLATRPATAHQEPMAQPYRIPLNTEEFGLAGVVVLLVEDDDDARNMLASVLSSARAVVETAADAEEALLIWEGMQPDLIVSDIGMPGMDGYAFIAEVRQREKRNRLPGVPAVALTAYARVQDRMRALTSGFQMHVAKPVEPAELLTVLSTLRSWRLP from the coding sequence GTGGAAAGTCAGCGCTTAGTCGATCTTGAAGATCTCTGTAACAATGCAACGGTAGCGCTGTTTGTGATGGACCAACGGCAATACTGTGTGTATATGAACCCCGCAGCGGAACAGTTGACCGGTTTTACTCTTGCGGAAGTGCGGGACGCGCCGCTGCACGATTACATCCACAACCGCCGCCCGGACGGTCGCCCTTATCCGCTCGAAGAGTGCCCGATCGATCGTGCCGCGCCTGCGAACATGCAGGAGCAGGGAGAGGAAGTCTTTGTCCACAAGGACGGCACGCTGTATCCGGTCACGTTCACCGCCAGTCCGATCCGTCGGAACGGGGTCGTGGTCGGCACGGTGATCGAAGTCCAGGATGCACGGACGCAGCTGAAGCAGGCGCAAGAGCGCGAGGCCCTTCATCGGATCGGCCTGCTCATTCTGCAGGAACTCGATCACGAAAAAATTGTCCAGGCAGTGACCGATACGGCGACACGGCTGACGAACGCGCAGTTCGGCGCATTCTTCTACAACGTACGTAACGAGGCGGGCGAGTCTTATACGCTGTACACCATCTCCGGCGTGCCCAAGGAGCATTTTTCCAAGTTTCCCCTGCCACGCAATACGCACCTGTTCGGACCGACCTTTCGCGGCGAACGCGCTATCCGAAGCGACGATATCTTGCTCGACCCTCGCTATGGCAAGATGTCGCCCCACCACGGCATGCCCCCGGGACATCTTCCCGTCCGCTCGTACCTGGCGGTGCCGGTCACGCTCGGGAATGGCGAAGTGATCGGGGGACTCTTCTTTGGACATGCCAACACGGGCGTATTCAAAGAGGAACACGAACGGCTGGTGGAAACGCTCGCTGCGCAGGCTGCCATTGGCCTGAACAAGGCGTCGCTCTACCAGGATGCCGTGTTCGCCCAGCGTCGTGCCGAACAGGAAGCGGCCGAGAAGCAACGCCTTTACGAAGAAGCAGCGCGCGCCAACGAAGCCAAGGACCAGTTCCTGGCCACGGTCTCGCACGAATTACGGACGCCCTTGACGTCGATTCTCGGCTGGTCGCAAATGCTCACGTCAGGCCGGCTGGACGCCACGATGATGCAACGCGCGATCGAGACCATCGAGCGCAATGCGCGGGCGCAAGCCCAGATCGTGGAGGACCTGCTCGACATATCGAGAATCGTCAGCGGCAAGCTGCGCCTGAACGTCCAGCTGTTCTCGCCGCATACGTCGGTCGAGGCCGCCGTCGAAGCGCTGCGGCCGACCGCGATGGCAAAATCGATTGCCCTTCAGCTCGTCATCGACCCGCAGGCGGGACCGATCTCCGGCGATCCGGAGCGCTTGCAGCAGATCGTCTGGAATCTCATGTCCAACGCGATCAAATTTACGCCGAAGGGTGGCCGTGTGCATCTCGCCGTGCAACGACATCACTCCAACATGCACGTCGTCGTCACGGACAACGGCGCCGGCATTCCGCCCGAGTACCTGCCGCGCATCTTCGACAGTTTCACCCAGGTAGACGCATCGGCGAGCCGTAAGCACGGTGGACTCGGCCTCGGGCTCGCGATCGTCAAGAAACTGGTCGAGTTGCACGGCGGTGCCGTGAGCGCCAACAGTGATGGACTGGGGAAAGGCGCGTCGTTTACGGTCAGCCTGCCGCTGGCGCCCCTGGCGACACGGCCGGCAACAGCCCATCAGGAACCGATGGCCCAGCCCTATCGCATCCCATTGAATACGGAAGAGTTCGGATTGGCGGGCGTTGTCGTTCTCCTGGTCGAGGACGACGACGATGCACGCAACATGCTCGCATCCGTCTTGTCCAGCGCGCGTGCCGTCGTGGAAACCGCCGCCGACGCCGAAGAGGCGTTGCTTATTTGGGAAGGCATGCAGCCGGACTTGATCGTCAGCGACATCGGCATGCCGGGCATGGATGGCTATGCCTTCATTGCGGAGGTGCGGCAGCGCGAAAAGCGCAATCGTCTGCCGGGCGTGCCGGCGGTGGCACTGACCGCCTACGCTCGCGTCCAGGACCGCATGCGAGCCCTCACGAGCGGTTTTCAGATGCACGTCGCCAAGCCGGTGGAACCCGCCGAACTGTTGACAGTGCTGTCGACGCTGAGATCGTGGCGGCTGCCTTAG
- a CDS encoding FIST signal transduction protein — protein MANTIVAVGHTLLSSPEAASRVLAESIFEKLDGGRPDVLIVFASPELDYAPLLAALEAACQPRVLVGCSSAGEFSGCATGHASVSVMAIRADDILFRAGLGMGLRQDFSGALEQVMPVFTGGDHPDFPYRSALVLTDALAGYVNEIIHEMMLRTGGTYQLFGGGAADDAKFKQTHVFMGTEAHTDAIVVLEMLSKKPIGLGVRHGWRPSSPPLRVTEAEGTRLVSLNATSAVEAFEEHAQATGQTFNRADALPFFLHNVIGIETGDGYKLRVPLALNDDGSISCAAEVPVGATVHIMVSDTASACEAAREAARAALTGLDGGKHAGSLLFDCAATRLRLGLEFDDELKAVGEALGSENFAGCNTYGQIARSTGQFSGFHNCTAVVCAIPL, from the coding sequence ATGGCAAATACCATCGTGGCGGTCGGCCACACTCTCCTTTCCTCGCCGGAAGCGGCAAGTCGCGTGCTGGCCGAATCTATCTTTGAAAAACTGGACGGCGGCCGCCCGGACGTGCTGATCGTTTTCGCGTCCCCCGAACTTGATTACGCTCCGCTGTTAGCCGCACTCGAGGCCGCGTGCCAGCCACGCGTGCTTGTCGGCTGCTCATCGGCGGGGGAGTTTTCCGGCTGCGCCACGGGGCATGCTTCGGTGTCCGTGATGGCAATTCGCGCGGACGACATCCTGTTTCGAGCCGGACTGGGCATGGGACTCCGGCAAGATTTCAGTGGCGCCCTCGAACAGGTCATGCCCGTTTTTACCGGCGGCGACCATCCGGACTTCCCCTATCGCAGTGCGCTCGTGTTGACCGATGCGCTGGCGGGCTACGTTAACGAGATCATCCACGAAATGATGCTGCGTACCGGCGGCACCTACCAGCTGTTCGGCGGCGGGGCGGCCGATGATGCCAAGTTCAAGCAGACGCATGTTTTCATGGGGACGGAAGCACATACCGATGCGATCGTAGTGCTCGAAATGTTGTCGAAGAAGCCCATCGGTCTCGGCGTTCGCCATGGTTGGCGACCGAGCAGCCCCCCGCTGCGTGTCACCGAGGCTGAAGGCACACGCCTGGTCAGCCTGAACGCGACGTCTGCGGTAGAAGCATTTGAAGAGCATGCGCAAGCCACGGGTCAGACGTTCAACCGTGCCGATGCGCTCCCGTTTTTCCTTCATAACGTGATCGGCATCGAAACCGGCGACGGGTATAAGCTGCGCGTACCTCTTGCACTCAATGACGACGGCTCGATTTCTTGTGCCGCCGAGGTGCCGGTCGGGGCCACCGTGCACATCATGGTCTCGGACACCGCCTCTGCCTGCGAGGCGGCGCGCGAGGCGGCCCGGGCGGCGCTCACGGGTTTGGACGGAGGCAAGCACGCCGGCTCGCTGCTTTTTGATTGCGCCGCCACCCGGTTGCGCCTCGGGCTTGAGTTCGACGACGAACTGAAAGCCGTTGGCGAGGCGCTCGGTTCGGAAAATTTCGCTGGTTGCAATACGTACGGCCAGATTGCCCGGAGCACCGGGCAATTTAGCGGATTCCATAATTGTACTGCCGTCGTATGTGCGATCCCGCTCTAA
- a CDS encoding hybrid sensor histidine kinase/response regulator, whose amino-acid sequence MIPLELVSIFIDLQNADTRFVGTTNLARYAGVAQVLIFGRDAEVGIFLPAPGLPQTLRAGRRWQDFLGRCAETGSAEATLPSADCDTDSPVWGQCDSGGNVIVAFLGAEPAAPTRAAIVALLPLLGARLAGELAEIAAVGLAAAARESHRRANELNTALDVSRRELQSAYQRIEDELVFRREAEAKLRDADRRKDEFLAMLAHELRNPLAPIGMAAKILRLGKVTPDRVKQTCEIIDRQIGHMTKLLDDLLDVSRVTRGLVVLTQGLHDIVAIVRDAVEQARPLIDSRRHQLALTVPTQAAHVRGDSTRLVQIVTNLLNNAAKYTPQGGVIELELRLDASTVQIVVRDNGIGIDAALLPHIFDLFVQGERSFDRAQGGLGIGLALVKSLVEQHRGHIGVASAGPGAGSEFTIRLPRAHATPALEVLQHGDTAESRALDILIVDDNVDAADMLSMYLGSVGHRLHVAYEGHRGLALAEEAAPDVLLLDIGLPDIDGYQLAQRIRALPQTAHATLIALTGYGQDSDRERSIAAGFDHHLTKPVDVAALLHLLTNGSERPSARDERHEAGPNGE is encoded by the coding sequence ATGATCCCGCTTGAGCTGGTGTCCATCTTCATCGACCTGCAGAACGCTGACACTAGATTTGTCGGGACGACCAACCTTGCGCGTTACGCTGGCGTCGCACAGGTTCTGATATTTGGAAGGGACGCGGAGGTCGGGATATTTTTGCCTGCTCCCGGATTGCCTCAGACGTTGCGTGCCGGTAGGCGTTGGCAAGACTTTCTTGGCCGGTGCGCGGAGACAGGCAGCGCCGAGGCGACCCTTCCCTCGGCCGATTGCGATACAGATTCGCCCGTGTGGGGGCAGTGCGATTCAGGAGGTAACGTAATCGTCGCGTTCCTCGGGGCGGAGCCTGCTGCGCCGACCCGGGCCGCAATTGTCGCCTTGCTGCCCCTGCTGGGTGCCAGGTTGGCTGGCGAACTGGCTGAAATTGCCGCTGTGGGGCTCGCCGCCGCCGCGCGCGAAAGCCACCGCCGTGCCAACGAACTCAATACGGCCCTCGACGTCAGCCGGCGCGAGCTGCAGTCAGCCTACCAGCGCATTGAAGACGAACTCGTGTTCCGACGCGAGGCGGAGGCGAAGCTGCGCGATGCCGACCGTCGCAAGGATGAGTTTTTGGCGATGCTGGCCCATGAGCTACGTAATCCGCTGGCACCGATTGGCATGGCGGCCAAAATCCTCAGGCTCGGGAAAGTAACGCCTGATCGGGTGAAACAAACCTGCGAGATCATCGACCGCCAAATCGGCCACATGACCAAACTGCTCGACGACCTGCTCGATGTCTCACGCGTCACTCGCGGCCTCGTGGTGCTGACGCAGGGGTTACACGACATAGTGGCCATCGTACGGGATGCGGTCGAACAGGCGAGGCCTCTCATTGACTCGCGACGTCACCAGCTGGCACTGACCGTGCCGACGCAAGCCGCGCACGTGCGCGGCGACAGCACCCGACTCGTGCAGATTGTCACGAATTTGCTCAACAATGCGGCCAAGTACACGCCACAAGGCGGCGTCATCGAGCTTGAACTCAGGCTGGACGCGAGCACGGTGCAAATCGTCGTGCGGGATAACGGCATCGGTATCGATGCCGCGCTGCTGCCTCATATCTTCGACCTGTTCGTTCAGGGCGAACGTTCCTTCGATCGCGCCCAAGGCGGACTGGGGATTGGACTGGCACTTGTGAAAAGCCTGGTCGAGCAGCATCGGGGGCACATCGGTGTGGCCAGCGCGGGACCTGGCGCCGGCAGCGAATTTACGATTCGGCTGCCTCGAGCGCACGCGACACCTGCCTTGGAAGTGCTTCAGCACGGCGATACAGCGGAAAGTCGGGCACTCGACATCCTCATCGTCGACGACAATGTCGACGCGGCCGACATGCTGTCGATGTACCTTGGTTCTGTCGGGCATCGGCTGCATGTCGCTTACGAAGGACATCGCGGGCTGGCGTTGGCGGAGGAGGCCGCGCCGGACGTGCTCCTGCTCGATATCGGACTACCCGATATCGACGGTTACCAGTTGGCGCAACGGATACGTGCGCTGCCGCAGACCGCGCACGCGACACTGATCGCGTTGACTGGCTACGGCCAAGACTCGGACCGCGAACGTTCGATCGCTGCAGGTTTCGACCACCACCTCACCAAACCGGTCGATGTCGCGGCGTTACTGCACTTGCTCACGAATGGGTCGGAAAGGCCGTCTGCGCGCGACGAACGTCACGAAGCGGGGCCAAACGGGGAGTAG